In Streptomyces rapamycinicus NRRL 5491, the genomic stretch CGCGCCGGGAGACGCTGTGGTGGTTCTGGCCCAGGCGCAGCGGATGGCCGACGGCCGCGGAGAAGGCCGATTCGGTGTAGTGGGCGACGAACGCGCCGCGTTCGTCGCGGTGGACGTCCGGGCTGAACTCGTAGGCGCCGGACACCGCCAGCTCGCGCACCTTCACCGGCCGTGCTCCGCGGTGAGCTCCTCCAGCACCGGCACCACATCGTGCGGGGTGGGGGTGCGCAGGTTCTCCTCGCGCAGCCGCTCGGCCGTCTCCTTGTACGACGCGTCCTTCAGCAGCCGTTCGACGCTCTCCCGCAGCACCTCGGCGGTCAGCTCCGAGGCGTGGACGACGAGTCCGGCACCGGCCTCGTGCAGCGTGGTCCCCTTGTTCCACCAGTCGGCGTAGCGGATGGTGGGGATGAACTGCGGTACGCCGCGCGCCAGTGCGGTGCCCCAGGAGCCGAAGCCGCCGTGGTGGATGAGGACCGAGGCGCCGGGCAGCAGGGCGTGCAGCGGAACGAAGTCGACGATACGGGTGTTGTCGGGGACCTTCTCCAGCGCCTCGACCTCCTCGGGCGGCAGCGCCGCCACCACGTCGATGTCCATGCTCCCCAGGGTGTCGATCATGTCGGCCACCGGCATGAAGGTGCCGCCCAGGGCCGCCCGCGCGGAGACCCCGGAGGTCAGCACGACCCGCGGCCGCCCGGGGGTCTCGCGCAGCCAGTCGGGGATGTCGGAGGGGCCGTTGTAGGGCAGATAGCGGACCGGGACCCGCCGGAGCGACAGCGGGAGCTGAAGGCTGGTGGGGATCTGGTCGATGGTCCACTGGCCGACCACGACCTCCTCGTCGAAGGTGCGGTCGTAGCGGGCGAGGATACCGCCGAGCCAGTCGGCCATCGGGTCCTCGCGGCGCTCCTCGGGCTGTTCGGCGAGGCGGGCCAGGAACACCTCGCGCATCTTCGCGTAGATGTCGACGCACCACAGCAGCCGGGCGTGGGCGGCGCCCACGACGCGGGCGGCCACCGGGCCCGCGTAGGTGACCGGGTCCCAGATGACCAGGTCGGGCTGCCAGTGGCGGGCGTAGTCCACCAGCTCGTGCACCATGCAGTCGTTGTAGGTCTGGTACGCGAACATCACGCTGATCTTGAACTTCATCAGCACCTGTTCCCAGGTGTGCTGATCGAGCTCGGGGGTGGACCAGTCGGAGAGCGGGTTCTCCAGCGACTCGCGGTTCTGCGTCAGCATCTCGTGGAGATTGTGGTCCTTGCCGACCGAGACGGCCGTCAGCCCGGTGCTCTTGATGGACTCGGTCAGCGCGGGGTTGCTGGCGACATGCACCTCGTGGCCGGCCGCGGCCAGCGACCAGGCGAGCGGGACCATGGTGAACAGGTGCGATTTCTCGGACACCGTCGCGAAAAGGATACGCATCGTCGGTTTCTCTCTCAGTCGATGGGTTGTCGGGGGCGGGCGGTGGCCGCCCGCAGGGTGTCCGTGATGACTCCGGCCACCGCCGCCTTCTGCTCACCCAGGTAGAAGTGGCCGCCGGAGAAGACCTCCAGCCGGAAGGAGCCCGAGGTGTGCTCCCGCCAGCCCGCCACCTCCGAGACGGTGACGCGGATGTCGCTGTCACCGGTGAGCCCCGCGATGTCGCAGGCCAGCCTGGCGCCGGGCCGGTATTCATAGGTCTCGGCCGCCTTGTAGTCGCTGCGGATGGCGGGCAGGGCCAGCCGCAGCAGTTCGGCGTCGCCGAGGATCCGGGAGTCGGTCCCGCTGACCAGCTGGAGCTCGGCGATGAGCCCGGCGTCGTCGCGCCGGTGGATGCCGAGGCTCCGGTGGTGGGAGGGCGCGGGCCGGCCCGAGGCGAAGAGCGCCACGGGCACGGTCCCCAGCTCTCCTTCGAGCAGCCGGGCCAGCTCGAACCCGATGCTCGCGCCCATGCTGTGGCCGAACAGCGCGATCGGCCGGTGTGCGGCGAGCGGCCGCAGCGCCTGGTAGATCTCGCGCGCCAGCTCGTGGATGTCCTCGATGGGCGCGTCATGGCGGCGGTCCTGCCGCCCCGGGTACTGGACGGCCAGCGCCTCCACGGTCGGCGGCAGCAGCTCGGAGATCGGGAAGTAGAAGCTGGCGGCTCCTCCCGCGTGCGGCAGGCAGACCAGGCCGACCTCGGCCTCCGGGCGCGGATGGAACCTGCGGAACCACAGGCTCTCATCGGTGACGGGCAACGCCATGGTCATCGTTCCTTACTCTGATGCGGGGAGGGCGCCTGAAGCGGGGTGTACGGGCTTGTACGGGCTCGGGTCAGACGCCGTCGCCGGCAGTCGCTCCAGCCAGTCCTCGATCGCCTGGGCGGTGGGGAGGGAGTGGTCCTCCATCATGGTGAAGTGGTTGCCGCGCACATCGACGATGTCGTGCGGCAGCTCCCAGAAGGACCGCCAGTCGGGCAGTTCCTCCAGCTTCAGCGATCCGGTGGACAGCGGCTCCAGCGCGCGCACCAGGAGGGTGGGGGTCTCGATCGGCTCGGGGTCCCAGCCGCCGAAGAGGTTGAGGTACCAGCCCATGGCCGACAGCCGGGCGTCGTCCATGGTGACGAACACGCCCTCGCGCTCGGTCATCCCGTCCATGAGCGAGAGCCCGAACTGGTTGAGGATGCTGCTCTTGGGCACGTAGGTGTCCACCAGGACCACCGCGGTCGGCCGGATGCCCATCCGCTCCAGGTGTCCCGCCGCCGCGTGGGCGAACCAGCCGCCCGCCGAGGAGCCCAGGAGCACGACGGGCTGCCCGTCGGCGGCCTTCGCCACCGCCTCGGCCTGCGCGGCGACCACCGCGTCCGCCGTCTCCGGGAGGGGTTCACCGCGGCCGAAGCCCGGCAGCGCGAGCGCCGACACATCGCGCCGGCCCCGCAGTGAGGCCGCGAACCGCGCGTACTGGTGGATGCCCGCGACCGCCAGGCACGAGGAGAAGCAGAACATGTGCTGCTCGGCCGGGCCCTTGCTGAGCCGGACCGGCATCGGCAGCTTCGCCAGCTCGGAGGTGGCGCTGAACCGGGGCCGCAGCGCCGCCGTGGCGTGCAGCAGGTCGAAGATTTCCTTCCATTTCCCGGTCTCGAACGCCTCGGTGTACAGCGTGCTCAGCGTGGTGGACTCCCCCGCCGCGGCGGGCGCCGCGCC encodes the following:
- a CDS encoding activator-dependent family glycosyltransferase, encoding MSEKSHLFTMVPLAWSLAAAGHEVHVASNPALTESIKSTGLTAVSVGKDHNLHEMLTQNRESLENPLSDWSTPELDQHTWEQVLMKFKISVMFAYQTYNDCMVHELVDYARHWQPDLVIWDPVTYAGPVAARVVGAAHARLLWCVDIYAKMREVFLARLAEQPEERREDPMADWLGGILARYDRTFDEEVVVGQWTIDQIPTSLQLPLSLRRVPVRYLPYNGPSDIPDWLRETPGRPRVVLTSGVSARAALGGTFMPVADMIDTLGSMDIDVVAALPPEEVEALEKVPDNTRIVDFVPLHALLPGASVLIHHGGFGSWGTALARGVPQFIPTIRYADWWNKGTTLHEAGAGLVVHASELTAEVLRESVERLLKDASYKETAERLREENLRTPTPHDVVPVLEELTAEHGR
- a CDS encoding thioesterase II family protein, with translation MALPVTDESLWFRRFHPRPEAEVGLVCLPHAGGAASFYFPISELLPPTVEALAVQYPGRQDRRHDAPIEDIHELAREIYQALRPLAAHRPIALFGHSMGASIGFELARLLEGELGTVPVALFASGRPAPSHHRSLGIHRRDDAGLIAELQLVSGTDSRILGDAELLRLALPAIRSDYKAAETYEYRPGARLACDIAGLTGDSDIRVTVSEVAGWREHTSGSFRLEVFSGGHFYLGEQKAAVAGVITDTLRAATARPRQPID